The following coding sequences are from one Lolium rigidum isolate FL_2022 chromosome 6, APGP_CSIRO_Lrig_0.1, whole genome shotgun sequence window:
- the LOC124666322 gene encoding probable auxin efflux carrier component 8 isoform X1, with translation MISWVAIYHVLEATVPLYVAMILAYLSIKWWKLFTPEQCSGINKFVAKFSIPLLSFQVISTNNPYDMNLKLIFADILQKSLALLGFAAISRACCTKKFDWLITGFSLSTLPNTLIVGIPLLKGMYGDEAVKLISQIVVLQSLIWYTLLLFLLEFRAAKGIAATPSSEILAEEEPGTIGTTQQTYQESQSKGVTARCSRAFRFLLVVGKKLVMNPNMYACLISLIWALISFRWQIQLPLIVSNSIRILSDGGLGMAMFSLGLFTALQTKIIACGTKKMLLSLSIRFFLGPALMVISSYAVGMRGILLKVAIVQAALPQGIVPFVFAKEYNVHADILSTGIIVGMMVAVPAALAYYFVFDQPRF, from the exons ATGATATCTTGGGTTGCCATCTACCATGTTCTTGAAGCGACAGTACCACTGTATGTAGCCATGATACTAGCCTACCTATCCATAAAATGGTGGAAGTTGTTCACCCCAGAGCAGTGCTCTGGGATCAACAAGTTCGTAGCCAAGTTCTCCATCCCTCTTCTCTCTTTCCAGGTCATCTCTACAAACAATCCTTACGACATGAACCTCAAGCTCATATTTGCAGACATCCTACAGAAGTCTCTCGCCCTGCTGGGATTCGCAGCCATTTCCAGAGCATGTTGCACCAAGAAGTTTGATTGGCTGATTACAGGTTTCTCTTTGTCGACACTGCCCAATACATTGATTGTTGGTATCCCCTTGCTGAAAGGAATGTATGGCGATGAAGCTGTCAAGCTGATAAGTCAAATAGTTGTCCTACAGAGCCTAATTTGGTACACACTTCTTCTCTTTCTGCTTGAATTCCGGGCTGCTAAAGGAATCGCTGCCACACCATCATCTGAAATTTTAG CTGAGGAAGAACCGGGTACTATAGGAACTACACAACAAACCTACCAAGAGAGCCAGTCGAAAGGTGTAACAGCAAGATGTTCTAGGGCTTTTCGCTTTTTGTTGGTGGTTGGAAAGAAGCTAGTGATGAATCCGAACATGTACGCATGCCTGATCAGTTTAATTTGGGCGCTAATTAGCTTCAG GTGGCAAATACAGTTACCCTTGATCGTCAGCAACTCCATAAGAATACTCTCAGATGGAGGGCTGGGAATGGCAATGTTCAGCCTAG GCCTTTTCACTGCTCTACAAACAAAAATTATAGCCTGTGGAACTAAGAAGATGCTACTATCACTTAGCATCAGGTTCTTCCTAGGACCAGCCCTGATGGTGATCTCTTCCTATGCCGTTGGGATGCGTGGAATCTTGCTCAAGGTGGCCATTGTGCAG GCAGCTCTACCTCAAGGAATAGTGCCATTTGTGTTTGCGAAGGAGTATAATGTGCACGCAGATATCCTAAGCACTGG GATAATTGTTGGCATGATGGTTGCAGTTCCTGCTGCGCTTGCTTACTACTTTGTTTTCGATCAGCCTAGATTCTGA
- the LOC124666322 gene encoding probable auxin efflux carrier component 8 isoform X2, translating to MGKMPWSQSKFHQALIRAFCYNWPSRKNLVNWTNILQKSLALLGFAAISRACCTKKFDWLITGFSLSTLPNTLIVGIPLLKGMYGDEAVKLISQIVVLQSLIWYTLLLFLLEFRAAKGIAATPSSEILAEEEPGTIGTTQQTYQESQSKGVTARCSRAFRFLLVVGKKLVMNPNMYACLISLIWALISFRWQIQLPLIVSNSIRILSDGGLGMAMFSLGLFTALQTKIIACGTKKMLLSLSIRFFLGPALMVISSYAVGMRGILLKVAIVQAALPQGIVPFVFAKEYNVHADILSTGIIVGMMVAVPAALAYYFVFDQPRF from the exons ATGGGAAAAATGCCATGGTCTCAAAGCAAGTTTCACCAAGCACTCATTCGGGCCTTTTGCTACAATTGGCCAAGCAGGAAAAATCTGGTGAACTGGACAA ACATCCTACAGAAGTCTCTCGCCCTGCTGGGATTCGCAGCCATTTCCAGAGCATGTTGCACCAAGAAGTTTGATTGGCTGATTACAGGTTTCTCTTTGTCGACACTGCCCAATACATTGATTGTTGGTATCCCCTTGCTGAAAGGAATGTATGGCGATGAAGCTGTCAAGCTGATAAGTCAAATAGTTGTCCTACAGAGCCTAATTTGGTACACACTTCTTCTCTTTCTGCTTGAATTCCGGGCTGCTAAAGGAATCGCTGCCACACCATCATCTGAAATTTTAG CTGAGGAAGAACCGGGTACTATAGGAACTACACAACAAACCTACCAAGAGAGCCAGTCGAAAGGTGTAACAGCAAGATGTTCTAGGGCTTTTCGCTTTTTGTTGGTGGTTGGAAAGAAGCTAGTGATGAATCCGAACATGTACGCATGCCTGATCAGTTTAATTTGGGCGCTAATTAGCTTCAG GTGGCAAATACAGTTACCCTTGATCGTCAGCAACTCCATAAGAATACTCTCAGATGGAGGGCTGGGAATGGCAATGTTCAGCCTAG GCCTTTTCACTGCTCTACAAACAAAAATTATAGCCTGTGGAACTAAGAAGATGCTACTATCACTTAGCATCAGGTTCTTCCTAGGACCAGCCCTGATGGTGATCTCTTCCTATGCCGTTGGGATGCGTGGAATCTTGCTCAAGGTGGCCATTGTGCAG GCAGCTCTACCTCAAGGAATAGTGCCATTTGTGTTTGCGAAGGAGTATAATGTGCACGCAGATATCCTAAGCACTGG GATAATTGTTGGCATGATGGTTGCAGTTCCTGCTGCGCTTGCTTACTACTTTGTTTTCGATCAGCCTAGATTCTGA